In the Candidatus Aminicenantes bacterium genome, one interval contains:
- a CDS encoding PAS domain S-box protein, which yields MRESPRTKAELIAEISELKQKIKKLEKSEAKRKQAESQMEAALEAMKNSEGKYRGLTENINLGIYRNTVGPEGKFIEANPAIVAMFGFKSKGEFLAINVSDLYQDSKDREKFNKKMLKEGVVKSEELWLKKKDGSIFVGSVSAVAIKDERGRVKYYDGIIDNIDNRKRAESQVKAALAALRESEERFRTLYENSTLGIYRSTLDGRVLLANPALVRMLGYSSFAELTTRDLEKNGFEPAYPRSRFIEMIEKEGEVKGLESAWTRKDGVIIFIRENAAAIKDAQGKTLYYDGTVEDISERKQAEADLVKSKALLSDTEKMGKIGGWTFDVETMTQTWTEETFRILEIDLTNGEPKVPEGLEFIAPAFRPLAEKAIQRAVEFGEPYDQEWEIITQKGNKRWVHAVATTHQEQGKTKSVSGSFQDITGRKLAESQREVALAALRESEARQQLILATLPIASYTSPLDPAIDASWVSGNVEKVTGFTVEQYLATKDFWRNRLHADDRERVLAAYRNQAAGDEIVLEYRWLCKDGNYKWFHDRTIKKHTQQGMQYFGIILDISERK from the coding sequence ATGAGAGAATCCCCCAGGACAAAAGCTGAATTGATTGCGGAAATATCAGAATTAAAGCAGAAAATTAAGAAACTGGAGAAATCAGAAGCAAAGCGCAAGCAGGCCGAGTCCCAAATGGAGGCTGCGCTCGAAGCCATGAAAAACAGCGAGGGAAAATACAGGGGCTTGACAGAAAACATCAACCTGGGAATTTATCGGAATACCGTTGGGCCTGAAGGAAAATTCATTGAAGCCAATCCCGCCATCGTCGCCATGTTTGGGTTTAAAAGCAAAGGGGAATTCCTGGCCATAAACGTTTCAGACCTGTACCAAGATTCAAAAGACAGAGAAAAATTCAATAAAAAAATGCTCAAAGAAGGGGTTGTCAAAAGCGAGGAATTGTGGCTGAAAAAGAAAGACGGAAGTATCTTTGTCGGGTCCGTGTCTGCGGTGGCCATCAAAGACGAGCGCGGGCGGGTGAAATACTATGATGGCATCATCGACAACATCGACAACCGCAAGCGAGCGGAGTCCCAGGTAAAAGCCGCGCTCGCGGCCCTGCGCGAGAGCGAGGAGCGCTTCCGGACATTGTATGAGAATTCTACCCTGGGGATATACAGAAGCACTCTGGATGGCAGGGTTCTGCTGGCTAACCCCGCTCTGGTCAGGATGCTTGGCTACTCATCTTTCGCTGAACTCACAACCAGGGACCTTGAAAAAAACGGTTTCGAGCCTGCCTATCCCCGATCGCGGTTCATTGAAATGATCGAAAAGGAAGGCGAGGTCAAGGGATTGGAATCCGCCTGGACACGAAAGGATGGAGTCATAATTTTTATCAGGGAAAACGCTGCCGCGATCAAGGATGCGCAAGGCAAAACCCTGTATTACGACGGGACGGTTGAGGACATCAGCGAGCGCAAGCAGGCGGAGGCGGATTTGGTAAAAAGTAAGGCATTGCTTAGCGATACCGAGAAAATGGGCAAAATTGGCGGTTGGACATTCGATGTGGAAACCATGACTCAAACCTGGACAGAGGAAACCTTCCGTATCCTTGAAATTGATTTGACCAACGGCGAGCCGAAAGTGCCCGAGGGTTTAGAATTTATAGCTCCCGCCTTTCGACCGCTGGCCGAAAAAGCCATCCAGCGGGCTGTTGAATTCGGCGAACCGTATGATCAGGAATGGGAAATCATTACTCAGAAAGGAAACAAACGCTGGGTCCATGCAGTTGCAACAACTCATCAGGAACAGGGTAAAACCAAAAGTGTATCGGGGTCCTTTCAGGACATTACCGGGCGTAAGCTGGCGGAGTCTCAAAGAGAGGTTGCGCTGGCGGCGTTGCGCGAGAGCGAAGCACGGCAGCAATTGATTCTGGCAACGTTGCCCATTGCGAGCTACACCTCTCCGCTTGATCCGGCAATCGATGCTTCCTGGGTCAGTGGCAATGTTGAAAAAGTAACCGGTTTTACCGTTGAGCAATACTTGGCTACGAAGGATTTCTGGAGAAATCGTTTGCATGCGGACGATCGCGAAAGGGTGTTGGCTGCCTACAGGAATCAGGCAGCGGGTGATGAGATCGTTCTTGAGTATCGCTGGTTGTGCAAAGATGGAAATTACAAATGGTTTCATGATCGAACCATTAAAAAACATACCCAGCAGGGGATGCAGTACTTCGGCATCATTCTTGACA